The following proteins are encoded in a genomic region of Phycodurus eques isolate BA_2022a chromosome 11, UOR_Pequ_1.1, whole genome shotgun sequence:
- the LOC133409463 gene encoding elongation factor 1-alpha 1: protein MGKEKVHINIVVIGHVDSGKSTTTGHLIYKCGGIDKRTIEKFEKEAAEMGKGSFKYAWVLDKLKAERERGITIDISLWKFETTKYYVTIIDAPGHRDFIKNMITGTSQADCAVLIVAAGVGEFEAGISKNGQTREHALLAYTLGVKQLIVGINKMDSTEPNYSQKRYEEIVKEVSTYIKKIGYNPDTVPFVPISGWNGDNMLDASPNMQWFKGWKINRKDGNASGTTLLEALDAIQPPTRPTDKPLRLPLQDVYKIGGIGTVPVGRVETGILKPGMVVTFAPVNITTEVKSVEMHHEALSEALPGDNVGFNVKNVSVKDIRRGNVAGDSKTDPPQEAASFTAQVIILNHPGQISAGYAPVLDCHTAHIACKFAELKEKIDRRSGKKLEDNPKSLKSGDAAIVDMTPGKPMCVESFSEYPPLGRFAVRDMRQTVAVGVIKGVEKKASTTGKITKSAQKAQRNK, encoded by the exons ATGGGCAAGGAGAAGGTCCACATCAACATCGTGGTGATCGGCCATGTGGACTCTGGCAAGTCCACCACCACGGGCCACCTCATTTACAAGTGTGGCGGCATCGACAAACGAACTATCGAGAAGTTTGAGAAGGAGGCTGCCGAG ATGGGGAAGGGATCGTTCAAGTACGCATGGGTGTTGGACAAGTTGAAGGCCGAAAGGGAGCGTGGCATCACCATCGACATCTCGCTGTGGAAGTTCGAGACAACCAAGTACTATGTGACGATCATCGACGCTCCTGGCCACAGGGACTTCATCAAGAACATGATCACAGGGACATCGCAG GCTGATTGCGCTGTGCTGATCGTGGCTGCTGGTGTGGGGGAGTTTGAGGCTGGCATCTCCAAGAACGGGCAGACCCGTGAACACGCCCTGCTGGCCTACACGCTGGGCGTGAAGCAGCTCATCGTTGGTATCAACAAGATGGACTCCACCGAGCCCAACTACAGCCAGAAACGCTATGAGGAAATCGTCAAGGAAGTCAGCACCTACATCAAGAAGATAGGCTACAATCCGGACACCGTGCCTTTTGTGCCCATCTCCGGGTGGAATGGCGATAACATGCTTGATGCCAGCCCCaat ATGCAATGGTTTAAGGGGTGGAAGATCAACAGAAAGGATGGCAACGCATCAGGGACCACGCTGCTGGAAGCCCTGGACGCCATCCAGCCACCCACCCGTCCAACAGACAAACCTCTCCGTCTGCCCCTCCAGGATGTTTACAAGATTGGAG GTATCGGCACTGTTCCGGTAGGCCGTGTGGAAACAGGCATCCTAAAGCCTGGCATGGTGGTGACCTTTGCCCCTGTCAACATAACCACCGAGGTGAAGTCGGTGGAGATGCACCATGAGGCACTCTCTGAGGCCCTGCCGGGCGACAACGTTGGCTTCAATGTCAAAAACGTGTCCGTCAAGGACATCCGCCGCGGGAATGTGGCCGGTGACAGCAAGACTGATCCGCCGCAGGAGGCTGCCAGCTTCACTGCTCAG GTCATCATCCTTAACCACCCAGGTCAGATCAGTGCTGGCTACGCCCCTGTGCTGGACTGTCACACGGCTCACATTGCCTGCAAGTTCGCCGAGCTCAAGGAAAAGATTGACCGCCGCTCTGGCAAGAAGCTGGAGGACAACCCAAAATCCCTCAAGTCTGGAGACGCGGCCATCGTTGATATGACTCCGGGCAAGCCCATGTGTGTCGAGAGCTTCTCTGAGTATCCCCCACTGG GTCGCTTCGCAGTGCGTGACATGCGGCAGACGGTGGCCGTGGGAGTCATCAAGGGTGTGGAGAAAAAGGCCTCTACCACTGGCAAAATCACTAAGTCTGCCCAGAAGGCCCAGAGGAACAAATGA